In Amphiura filiformis chromosome 2, Afil_fr2py, whole genome shotgun sequence, one DNA window encodes the following:
- the LOC140143671 gene encoding uncharacterized protein has product MGSPVSPIIANLFMEAFEEKALSSFSNPPQYWGRYVDDTMVIIQKSDLDSFTAHLNSIHDAIKFTIEHELNNRIAMLDTLITRAPNGKLSFSVYRKSTHTDQYLSFVSH; this is encoded by the coding sequence ATGGGTTCCCCCGTGAGTCCAATCATAGCGAACTTGTTTATGGAAGCATTCGAGGAGAAAGCCCTTTCGTCGTTTAGCAATCCACCCCAATACTGGGGAAGATATGTGGATGACACCATGGTTATCATTCAAAAATCGGACCTCGACAGCTTCACTGCGCATTTGAATTCCATCCACGATGCCATCAAATTCACCATTGAACACGAACTGAACAACCGCATCGCTATGCTGGACACTCTCATCACCCGAGCACCGAATGGCAAGTTGAGCTTTAGTGTGTACAGAAAAAGTACACACACGGATCAGTACCTGAGTTTTGTTAGCCACTAA